Proteins encoded by one window of Rubrobacter indicoceani:
- a CDS encoding energy-coupling factor transporter transmembrane component T family protein, with the protein MVRGIGQFHPGESALHALDPRVKIVASLALVVGVFLVGSAWGFAFFAGFVGTMIALSRVPVGLFLGFLRPVFFIVALTVFFQVLFSREGAPLLEFGFVSVYTGGIERGAFLAARIFVLVLSASLLTATTAPVALTDGIEDLLSPLKRFWFPAHEVAMMMTIALRFIPTLDEETRKIMRAQAARGADFSEGGLIKRGRAIVPILIPLTIGAFRRADELAEAMESRGYRGGEGRSRYRELRFRLRDATALVVVAAVVVTAAFL; encoded by the coding sequence GTGGTGCGCGGGATCGGCCAGTTCCACCCGGGTGAGTCGGCGCTGCACGCGCTCGACCCGAGGGTGAAGATAGTCGCCTCGCTCGCGCTCGTCGTCGGGGTCTTCCTTGTCGGCTCGGCGTGGGGTTTTGCGTTCTTCGCCGGGTTCGTAGGGACCATGATCGCGCTAAGCCGCGTCCCGGTCGGGCTGTTTCTGGGCTTTCTGCGTCCGGTTTTCTTTATCGTGGCCCTGACGGTATTCTTTCAGGTTCTTTTCTCGCGGGAGGGAGCGCCGCTCCTTGAGTTCGGCTTCGTGAGCGTCTACACCGGCGGCATCGAGCGCGGGGCGTTTCTTGCGGCCCGAATCTTCGTGTTGGTACTCTCGGCCTCGCTGCTCACCGCCACGACGGCCCCGGTCGCCCTGACCGACGGCATAGAAGACCTGCTCTCGCCGCTCAAGAGGTTCTGGTTCCCGGCGCACGAGGTCGCGATGATGATGACGATAGCCCTGCGCTTCATCCCGACGCTCGACGAGGAGACGCGCAAAATAATGCGTGCCCAGGCCGCTCGCGGGGCCGATTTCTCCGAGGGCGGCCTGATAAAACGCGGCAGGGCCATCGTACCGATCCTGATCCCGCTCACCATAGGAGCTTTCCGCCGGGCCGACGAACTCGCCGAAGCGATGGAGAGCCGGGGCTACCGGGGCGGCGAGGGACGCTCGCGCTACCGCGAACTCAGGTTCCGCCTGCGCGACGCGACGGCCCTTGTCGTTGTGGCGGCGGTTGTTGTAACGGCGGCTTTTCTTTGA
- a CDS encoding O-methyltransferase, producing the protein MDSDAVRPGRKDDMDGANLGDIEAYVEALFIERDPALDLALLDAEEAGLPEIQVSALQGRLLYLIAALSGARRILEIGTLGGYSGIHFARALPETGRLITLELSEKHAAVALGNFRRAGLSGRVEVRVGDAKKTLRNMIHSGEEPFDLVFIDAEKEGYIEYLDLALRLSRVGTVVIADNAIRGGAVLDPDSGYGRVMDRFNRRFAAHERLEGTILPMLRRSVDGMVVGRVVG; encoded by the coding sequence TTGGATTCTGACGCTGTAAGACCCGGCAGAAAGGACGATATGGACGGCGCGAACCTCGGCGACATCGAAGCCTACGTGGAGGCCCTGTTTATCGAGCGGGACCCGGCCCTTGATCTGGCCCTCCTGGACGCTGAAGAGGCCGGGTTGCCGGAGATACAGGTCTCGGCGCTTCAGGGAAGGCTGCTGTACCTTATCGCCGCTCTGTCCGGGGCGCGACGTATCCTTGAGATAGGAACCCTCGGCGGCTACAGCGGCATCCATTTCGCCCGCGCCCTGCCCGAGACCGGCAGGCTCATCACCCTTGAGCTCAGCGAAAAGCATGCCGCAGTCGCGCTCGGGAACTTCAGGCGGGCCGGGCTGTCCGGCAGGGTCGAGGTGCGGGTTGGAGACGCAAAAAAGACGCTTCGGAACATGATCCACTCGGGCGAAGAGCCTTTCGACCTTGTCTTTATCGACGCGGAGAAGGAGGGTTACATCGAGTACCTCGACCTCGCGCTACGGCTCTCACGGGTCGGGACGGTCGTGATCGCGGACAACGCCATCCGGGGCGGGGCGGTGCTCGACCCCGACTCCGGGTACGGACGGGTCATGGACAGGTTCAACCGCCGGTTCGCCGCGCACGAGCGGCTCGAAGGGACGATACTCCCGATGCTCCGGCGAAGCGTGGACGGTATGGTCGTCGGGCGGGTCGTCGGCTGA
- the rpmJ gene encoding 50S ribosomal protein L36, with protein MKVRASVKPICEKCKVIKRRGVVRVICSANPRHKQRQG; from the coding sequence GTGAAGGTAAGAGCGAGCGTAAAGCCGATTTGCGAGAAGTGCAAGGTGATAAAGCGCCGGGGCGTCGTCCGGGTCATCTGCTCCGCAAACCCGAGGCACAAGCAGAGGCAGGGATAG
- the map gene encoding type I methionyl aminopeptidase, producing the protein MIVRKSRGELEAMREGGKITAACHKLIAENIRPGVTTKELDALAEEFIRSKGGTPEFLGYPGQPGAPDFKGSICASPNAMIVHGIPGPYRLEEGDIISIDIGTRFEGFVTDSAWTHPVGEVSDEAKALLDVTERCLYAATEEMRVGKRFGDVGWAIQSTAEAEGYGVVRDLVSHEVGREMHGTQLPNYGEPNTGVRLKAGMTFAIEPMITLGGYEIDLDEKDLWSIYTADRSLAAHFEHTIAVTENGPWVITADESGAVRVGERESA; encoded by the coding sequence GTGATCGTTCGCAAGAGCAGGGGTGAGCTTGAGGCGATGCGCGAGGGCGGCAAGATAACGGCCGCCTGCCACAAGCTTATCGCCGAGAACATCCGTCCCGGCGTCACGACCAAAGAACTCGACGCGCTCGCCGAAGAGTTCATCCGCTCGAAGGGCGGGACGCCGGAGTTTCTCGGGTACCCCGGTCAGCCGGGCGCACCGGACTTCAAGGGTTCCATCTGCGCGTCGCCGAACGCCATGATCGTCCACGGAATCCCGGGGCCGTACCGGCTTGAAGAGGGCGACATCATCTCCATAGATATCGGCACGCGCTTCGAGGGTTTTGTAACCGACAGCGCGTGGACGCACCCCGTCGGGGAAGTCTCCGACGAGGCGAAAGCCCTGCTCGACGTTACCGAGCGCTGCCTGTATGCGGCGACCGAGGAGATGCGCGTCGGGAAGCGGTTCGGGGATGTCGGCTGGGCGATACAGTCAACCGCCGAGGCAGAGGGCTACGGGGTCGTACGCGACCTTGTCTCGCACGAAGTCGGACGGGAGATGCACGGAACGCAGCTGCCGAACTACGGAGAGCCGAACACCGGGGTCAGGCTCAAAGCAGGCATGACCTTCGCCATCGAGCCGATGATCACCCTCGGGGGCTACGAAATAGACCTCGACGAGAAGGATCTGTGGTCCATCTACACGGCGGACCGCTCACTTGCGGCGCACTTCGAGCACACGATAGCGGTCACGGAGAACGGCCCCTGGGTTATAACCGCCGACGAATCCGGTGCGGTGCGGGTGGGAGAGCGGGAGTCAGCATGA
- the rplQ gene encoding 50S ribosomal protein L17 gives MRHGRKGRKLGRDFQHRKAMLGTMAGQVITHGRIKTTEEKAKEVRSLVDKLVTKAKKDDLHARREVVKVIKDKTIVRHLFEEVAPALNDRDSGYTRILKLGPRPGDGASSVYIQLVNYDAVAVAEGA, from the coding sequence ATGAGACACGGTAGAAAGGGCCGCAAGCTCGGCCGCGATTTCCAGCACCGCAAGGCGATGCTCGGCACGATGGCCGGACAGGTCATTACGCACGGGCGGATAAAAACCACCGAAGAGAAAGCCAAAGAGGTCAGAAGCCTCGTTGATAAGCTGGTCACGAAGGCCAAGAAGGACGACCTCCATGCACGCCGCGAGGTGGTCAAGGTGATCAAAGACAAAACCATAGTCAGGCATCTCTTCGAGGAGGTCGCCCCGGCTCTGAACGACCGCGACTCGGGCTACACGCGCATCCTGAAGCTCGGGCCTCGTCCGGGTGACGGAGCGTCGAGCGTCTACATCCAGCTCGTCAACTACGATGCCGTCGCCGTTGCGGAGGGCGCGTAA
- the rpsM gene encoding 30S ribosomal protein S13 has protein sequence MARIAGIDLPREKRAEIGLTYIYGVGRSRSQKILDACGVDRNTKIRDLAEGEVAQIRRYLDENYEVEGDLRRDQNQNIRRLMEIGCYRGIRHRRGLPVRGQRTKTNARQRKGPKPSIGGRKRK, from the coding sequence ATGGCGCGTATAGCAGGGATAGACCTTCCGAGGGAGAAGCGGGCCGAGATCGGCCTGACGTACATCTACGGAGTAGGCCGTTCGAGGTCCCAGAAGATTCTTGACGCATGCGGGGTGGACCGGAACACAAAGATCCGGGACCTCGCCGAGGGTGAAGTGGCCCAGATCCGCCGCTACCTCGACGAGAACTACGAGGTGGAGGGGGATCTTCGCCGCGACCAGAACCAGAACATCCGCAGGCTCATGGAGATCGGCTGCTACCGGGGGATTCGTCACAGGCGCGGGCTTCCGGTCCGCGGACAGAGGACAAAGACCAACGCCCGGCAGCGCAAGGGACCGAAGCCGTCAATCGGCGGAAGGAAGAGAAAGTAG
- the rpsK gene encoding 30S ribosomal protein S11, with protein MGRQRQQQRGGGRGRQGASRSRKRVRKNISTGIVHIKSSFNNTIVTVTDTEGNVIAWESAGALGFRGSRKSTPYAAQMTAESVANKAMEQGMRRVDIHVKGHGSGRDMAARTFQSMGIEVLGIKDVTGQPHNGCRPPKRRRG; from the coding sequence ATGGGCAGGCAGAGGCAGCAGCAGCGGGGCGGAGGTCGTGGTCGTCAGGGAGCGAGCCGTTCGCGTAAGCGCGTACGGAAGAACATCTCGACGGGCATCGTCCACATCAAGAGCTCGTTCAACAACACCATCGTCACGGTAACCGACACCGAGGGGAACGTCATCGCCTGGGAGTCGGCGGGCGCGCTCGGGTTCCGGGGCAGCCGTAAAAGCACGCCTTACGCGGCCCAGATGACCGCCGAGAGCGTGGCGAACAAGGCGATGGAGCAGGGTATGCGGCGTGTGGACATCCACGTCAAGGGACACGGCTCGGGCCGGGACATGGCCGCAAGGACGTTCCAGAGCATGGGAATCGAAGTACTCGGCATCAAGGACGTAACGGGACAGCCGCACAACGGCTGCCGTCCGCCGAAGCGAAGGAGAGGGTAA
- a CDS encoding ATP-binding cassette domain-containing protein, giving the protein MNEGEKTRSGPEPDGSFVVSLRDATFLYPGSEGPAVSDISLGVRAGEYVGVVGANGGGKSTLVRLLNGLLAADSGEVRIFGLDPVVDVHRVRRRVGMLFQNPDNGLVAPFVQDDVAFGLENLGVERDEMRSRVAEAIGSVGLSGYERRETATLSGGEKQRVALAGLLAVEPDLLILDEPTSMLDPAGRREVLLRLDALRGEKTIVHVTHHLEELVDADRVIVLVRGELVADVSPDELFSDAGLMQKASLAPPVLVRLATELGLSPSRTAGELARNILNRRSRA; this is encoded by the coding sequence ATGAACGAAGGCGAAAAGACCCGCTCCGGCCCCGAACCGGACGGGTCTTTCGTTGTTTCTTTGAGGGATGCGACTTTTCTGTATCCCGGTTCGGAGGGTCCGGCCGTCTCCGACATTTCGCTCGGGGTGCGGGCCGGGGAATACGTTGGGGTCGTCGGGGCGAACGGCGGGGGGAAGTCTACGCTGGTGAGGCTCCTGAACGGTCTGCTCGCTGCCGACTCTGGTGAGGTGAGGATCTTCGGCCTCGACCCGGTGGTGGACGTGCACAGGGTGAGGCGGCGGGTCGGGATGCTTTTTCAGAACCCGGACAACGGCCTCGTTGCGCCGTTTGTTCAGGACGACGTGGCGTTCGGCCTGGAGAACCTCGGCGTCGAGCGGGACGAGATGCGCTCGCGGGTTGCGGAGGCGATCGGAAGCGTCGGGCTTTCGGGCTACGAGCGCCGGGAGACGGCTACGCTCTCGGGTGGTGAGAAGCAGCGGGTCGCGCTCGCGGGGCTGCTAGCGGTGGAGCCCGACCTGCTTATCCTTGACGAGCCGACCTCGATGCTCGACCCCGCCGGAAGGCGCGAGGTTCTGTTGCGGCTGGACGCGCTGCGCGGGGAGAAGACCATCGTCCACGTAACCCATCATCTGGAAGAGCTTGTAGACGCCGACCGGGTTATTGTTCTTGTTCGAGGCGAACTCGTCGCCGACGTTTCGCCGGACGAGCTTTTCTCCGACGCGGGGCTGATGCAGAAGGCCAGCCTTGCGCCTCCCGTCCTCGTACGCCTCGCCACCGAGCTCGGCCTCTCCCCGAGCCGCACAGCGGGGGAGCTTGCGCGGAATATCCTGAACCGACGGTCCCGGGCGTGA
- the infA gene encoding translation initiation factor IF-1, giving the protein MAKEDVIEVEGTVVEALPNTQFRVELENGHEVLAHISGKMRMNYIRILPGDRVKVEMSPYDLSRGRVTYRFRT; this is encoded by the coding sequence TTGGCTAAAGAAGACGTCATTGAGGTCGAAGGCACGGTCGTAGAGGCTTTGCCGAACACCCAGTTCCGGGTAGAGCTGGAGAACGGGCATGAAGTTCTGGCCCACATCTCCGGGAAGATGCGGATGAACTACATCCGAATACTTCCGGGGGATCGGGTCAAGGTCGAGATGAGCCCGTACGACCTGAGCCGGGGCCGGGTAACCTACAGGTTCCGCACCTAG
- the rplM gene encoding 50S ribosomal protein L13 has translation MKSYMARQGEVERKWHVVDAQGANLGRLATEVAMVLRGKRKAQYTPHVDTGDFVVVVNAGKVQVTGRKAEQKMYRRHTGYPGGLKEMNYEEMQQKKPEEIIKKAVKGMMPRTRLGRQQLKKLKVYAGPEHPHRAQGPQELEIGVR, from the coding sequence TTGAAGAGTTACATGGCCCGTCAGGGCGAGGTCGAGAGAAAGTGGCACGTCGTTGACGCACAGGGGGCCAACCTCGGGCGACTTGCCACGGAAGTTGCGATGGTTCTGCGCGGCAAGCGCAAGGCCCAGTACACGCCCCACGTCGACACGGGGGATTTCGTGGTCGTCGTGAACGCCGGAAAGGTTCAGGTCACGGGGCGCAAGGCCGAGCAGAAGATGTACCGCCGCCACACGGGTTACCCGGGTGGTCTCAAGGAGATGAACTACGAAGAGATGCAGCAGAAAAAGCCCGAGGAGATAATCAAGAAGGCTGTCAAGGGCATGATGCCCCGCACGCGCCTCGGGCGCCAGCAGTTAAAGAAGCTGAAGGTCTACGCCGGGCCGGAGCATCCGCACCGGGCGCAGGGACCACAGGAACTCGAAATCGGGGTGAGGTAG
- a CDS encoding DNA-directed RNA polymerase subunit alpha: protein MLDIAPPRFRVEEEDERRGVFVAEPLPRGLGHTLGNSLRRVMLSGLTGAAVTKLRIEGVQHEFSTVEGVREDVVDIILNLKGLKFRLEREEPIELEILKSGPGDVTGADIELKADVEVVNPDMYIATLSQGATLDMRLTVEQGQGYVRAEQNKSDADPIGVIAIDSLFSPVQRVNYSVSEIRAGARADLDSLTIEVFTDGRIEPRDALNEASRQLIDILGLFSDGYQGSGAVTSEAAVSGRRNVIDDVRPIEDLELTVRSYNCLKREGVDTIGQLATMTEEELMNIRNLGMKSVDEIRSKLLELGYPIESDQ from the coding sequence ATGTTGGATATAGCGCCACCCCGTTTCAGGGTGGAAGAAGAAGACGAACGGCGCGGGGTTTTCGTAGCCGAACCGCTGCCGAGGGGGCTCGGGCATACGCTCGGGAACTCCTTGAGGCGGGTAATGCTCTCCGGGCTTACGGGCGCGGCGGTGACGAAGCTCCGCATCGAGGGCGTGCAGCACGAGTTCTCGACGGTCGAGGGCGTCCGGGAGGACGTGGTGGATATCATCCTCAACCTCAAGGGCCTGAAGTTCCGCCTGGAGCGCGAGGAGCCGATAGAGCTCGAGATCCTCAAGAGCGGGCCCGGGGACGTTACCGGAGCCGACATCGAGCTCAAGGCCGACGTGGAGGTCGTCAACCCGGATATGTACATCGCGACGCTCTCTCAGGGCGCGACGCTTGACATGAGGCTCACGGTCGAGCAGGGTCAGGGCTACGTGCGGGCCGAGCAGAACAAGAGCGATGCCGACCCGATAGGGGTCATCGCGATAGACTCGCTGTTCTCGCCGGTCCAGCGGGTCAACTACTCGGTTTCGGAGATCCGGGCCGGGGCGCGGGCCGACCTCGATTCGCTCACGATAGAGGTCTTTACGGACGGCAGGATAGAGCCGCGCGACGCGCTCAACGAGGCATCCCGGCAGCTTATAGATATCCTCGGGCTGTTCTCGGACGGCTATCAGGGGAGCGGAGCGGTAACGAGCGAGGCCGCCGTCAGCGGCAGGCGCAACGTTATAGACGACGTGCGGCCCATCGAAGACCTTGAACTCACGGTCCGGTCGTACAACTGCCTCAAGCGCGAGGGCGTGGACACCATCGGGCAGCTCGCCACGATGACCGAAGAAGAGTTGATGAACATAAGGAACCTGGGGATGAAGAGCGTTGATGAGATCCGCTCGAAGCTCCTGGAACTCGGATACCCGATCGAAAGCGACCAGTAA
- a CDS encoding energy-coupling factor ABC transporter ATP-binding protein, protein MRIEVRNLRHVYSPETDSEKVALDDVSLTVEPGEILAVVGGTGSGKSTLVQHLNLLLRPTGGEVLIDGVDAGKLRKSELRRRVGLVFQFPEAALFAPTVREDVAFAPEQIGLPEKQVRERVDGVLARLGISHLEDRSPFALSGGERRRVAIAGILAMEPEVVVLDEPTAGLDPHARDGLLEVVRSLTQNGASVVFVSHDLDEVAEISDRVCVMEGGRVRSIGAPEKVFYKPGVAAPETVRVASLVGGKLEGVGHPVAFKETVEALRRAMDKA, encoded by the coding sequence ATGAGGATCGAGGTGAGAAACCTCCGGCACGTCTACTCGCCTGAAACGGACTCCGAGAAAGTCGCGCTCGACGATGTCTCGCTCACGGTGGAGCCGGGTGAGATACTGGCCGTCGTCGGGGGGACGGGTTCGGGGAAGAGCACGCTCGTACAGCACCTGAACCTGCTTCTTAGGCCGACGGGCGGCGAGGTTCTGATAGACGGCGTGGACGCGGGCAAGCTGCGAAAAAGCGAGCTGCGGCGGCGGGTCGGTCTGGTGTTTCAGTTTCCGGAGGCCGCGCTCTTCGCCCCGACCGTCCGCGAGGACGTCGCCTTTGCTCCCGAGCAGATAGGGCTGCCGGAGAAGCAGGTCAGGGAGCGGGTGGACGGCGTGCTCGCGAGGCTCGGCATCTCGCATTTAGAAGACCGCTCCCCGTTTGCGCTCTCGGGCGGTGAGCGGCGGCGGGTCGCGATCGCCGGTATCCTTGCGATGGAGCCGGAGGTCGTAGTGCTCGACGAGCCGACCGCCGGGCTGGACCCGCACGCCCGCGACGGGCTTCTGGAGGTGGTGCGTTCCCTGACGCAGAACGGTGCTTCGGTTGTATTTGTCTCGCACGACCTCGACGAAGTCGCCGAGATCTCAGACCGGGTATGCGTTATGGAGGGTGGGCGAGTGCGATCCATCGGTGCTCCGGAGAAGGTCTTCTACAAACCGGGCGTCGCGGCGCCGGAGACCGTCAGGGTGGCCTCGCTTGTTGGCGGGAAGCTGGAGGGTGTCGGCCATCCCGTTGCCTTTAAAGAGACCGTCGAGGCCCTGCGGCGAGCGATGGACAAGGCGTAA
- the rpsD gene encoding 30S ribosomal protein S4 — protein sequence MARYTGPRGRRDRRAGVMLSSMRKNPLEKKPYPPGEHGRGRQRQTEYGMRLLEKQKARWFYGVSEKQFRKAYDRASRMQGVTGENLLRLMELRMDNVVYRMGFATSRPQARQLVVHGHFFLNGRKHNIPSAILKPNDVLTVKEKSRQLEPVVNAVEQVVSVPAWLEADHENFTGRLLHSPARDEIEVPVEEQLIIEFYSR from the coding sequence GTGGCGCGTTACACGGGACCGAGGGGGAGGCGCGACCGCCGGGCGGGCGTGATGCTCTCCTCAATGCGGAAGAACCCGCTCGAAAAGAAGCCTTATCCCCCCGGCGAACACGGACGGGGCAGACAGCGGCAGACCGAGTACGGGATGCGGCTCCTTGAAAAGCAGAAGGCCCGCTGGTTTTACGGCGTCTCGGAGAAGCAGTTCCGCAAGGCGTACGACCGGGCGAGCCGGATGCAGGGCGTTACCGGTGAGAACCTTCTCAGGCTGATGGAGCTCCGGATGGACAACGTCGTCTACCGGATGGGCTTCGCTACGAGCCGTCCGCAGGCGCGGCAGCTCGTGGTTCACGGTCACTTCTTCCTTAACGGTCGGAAGCACAACATACCCTCGGCTATTCTGAAGCCGAACGACGTGCTGACGGTCAAGGAGAAGAGCCGGCAGCTTGAGCCGGTCGTGAACGCGGTGGAGCAGGTCGTGTCGGTGCCGGCGTGGCTGGAGGCCGACCACGAGAACTTCACGGGGCGTTTGCTTCACTCTCCGGCGCGGGATGAGATCGAGGTTCCGGTAGAGGAACAGCTCATCATCGAGTTCTACAGCCGATAG
- the truA gene encoding tRNA pseudouridine(38-40) synthase TruA translates to MKLAALVEYDGAGFHGWAAQPGRRTVEGEMVGALQKILRHPVKLTVAGRTDAGVHASGQVVSFVSDGGMGPQEIAYRTTAVLPKDVAVRRCVAVPDTFDARKDARNRSYEYRAVNSPVRPALDRYYAAYIARRLDFELLCRAAERLKGTHEFTAFTPTNSYHIRFERDVCESRWERRGDTLTYSITADSFLYGMVRALVGTMFEVADGTRTMDSFAALLERGERRRAGPSAPAKGLTLVRVGYDDLGF, encoded by the coding sequence TTGAAGCTCGCCGCCCTTGTCGAGTACGACGGAGCGGGATTTCACGGCTGGGCCGCCCAGCCCGGAAGGCGCACCGTCGAGGGGGAGATGGTCGGAGCGTTGCAGAAGATACTCCGCCACCCTGTCAAGCTCACCGTCGCCGGACGCACCGACGCCGGGGTCCACGCAAGCGGGCAGGTCGTCTCTTTTGTCTCCGACGGGGGGATGGGGCCGCAGGAGATCGCCTACCGGACGACCGCCGTCCTGCCGAAGGACGTCGCCGTCCGCCGCTGCGTCGCCGTCCCGGATACTTTCGACGCTCGCAAAGACGCAAGGAACCGCAGCTACGAGTACCGCGCCGTAAACAGCCCCGTCCGTCCGGCGCTGGACCGTTACTACGCGGCCTACATCGCCCGGAGGCTGGACTTCGAGCTGCTCTGCCGGGCCGCCGAACGCCTGAAAGGGACGCATGAGTTTACCGCTTTCACCCCGACCAACAGCTACCACATCCGGTTCGAGCGCGACGTTTGCGAGTCCCGCTGGGAGCGGCGCGGTGACACGCTGACGTACAGCATCACCGCCGATTCTTTTCTGTACGGGATGGTGCGTGCGCTTGTCGGGACGATGTTTGAGGTCGCAGATGGGACGCGCACCATGGATTCCTTTGCCGCGCTGCTGGAGCGGGGAGAACGCCGCAGGGCCGGCCCGTCTGCCCCGGCAAAGGGGCTGACGCTTGTCCGGGTCGGCTATGATGATCTTGGATTCTGA
- the secY gene encoding preprotein translocase subunit SecY, producing MLGSLANAWKVAELRQKLFFTLAMIAAYRLGAFVPLPGVNRQALGANGLDTGGNAITGLFGVFTGGAFNNLSVFALGIMPYITAAITMQLMTVAIPRLQELAREGEQGQQKITQYTRYFTLVLAFLQSIAMTLFFRSGAFGPVLVGATPIDIFLIILTLTTGVMLVMWFGELITQRGLGNGISLIITASILSQAPLAVRSLLESGSVLIVVVLALLLILIIAAIVFVNEGQRRIPITYAKRQVGRRMSQGGTTYLPLKVNMAGVIPIIFASSILIFPIVLTQFAGGQSPDSVLNQIAQFFAPGQLPYLLLFAVLIIMFTYFYTAVQFNPVEHADNLKKQGGYIPGIRPGQPTALYLNGVLTRITLFGALFLAAVAVVPYAITPLLGLPSTVFIGGTSILIVVGVSLDFVRQLESQLMMRNYEGFLKKQGR from the coding sequence TTACGCTGGCGATGATCGCCGCTTACCGGCTCGGAGCTTTCGTTCCGCTGCCGGGGGTCAACCGCCAGGCGCTCGGGGCAAACGGCCTCGACACCGGCGGCAACGCGATAACCGGGCTCTTCGGGGTCTTTACGGGCGGGGCGTTCAACAACCTGTCCGTGTTCGCGCTCGGGATCATGCCGTACATCACCGCCGCCATTACGATGCAGCTTATGACGGTCGCTATCCCGCGCCTTCAGGAGCTTGCTCGCGAGGGCGAGCAGGGGCAGCAGAAGATAACGCAGTACACGCGGTATTTCACGCTCGTGCTGGCGTTCCTGCAGTCGATCGCGATGACGTTGTTCTTCAGATCCGGGGCGTTCGGGCCGGTGCTCGTCGGGGCGACGCCGATAGATATCTTCCTGATCATCCTGACGCTGACGACGGGCGTTATGCTCGTGATGTGGTTCGGGGAGCTTATTACGCAGCGCGGCCTCGGCAACGGCATATCGCTGATAATCACGGCCTCGATTCTGTCTCAGGCCCCGCTCGCCGTCCGGTCGCTCCTGGAGTCCGGGAGCGTCCTGATCGTCGTTGTTCTCGCTCTGCTTTTGATCCTTATCATCGCGGCCATCGTTTTCGTAAACGAGGGACAGCGGCGTATCCCGATCACCTACGCGAAGAGGCAGGTCGGGCGCAGGATGAGCCAGGGCGGTACGACGTACTTGCCGCTCAAGGTCAACATGGCGGGTGTTATCCCGATTATCTTTGCCTCGTCCATCCTGATCTTCCCGATAGTCCTGACGCAGTTTGCGGGTGGTCAGAGTCCTGATTCGGTCCTGAACCAGATAGCGCAGTTCTTTGCGCCGGGACAGCTTCCGTATCTGCTCCTGTTCGCGGTTCTGATCATCATGTTCACGTACTTCTACACTGCGGTTCAGTTCAATCCGGTCGAGCACGCCGACAACCTGAAAAAGCAGGGCGGCTACATACCGGGCATCCGTCCGGGACAGCCGACGGCTCTTTATCTGAACGGGGTTCTCACGAGGATCACGCTCTTCGGGGCGTTGTTCCTTGCGGCGGTGGCGGTGGTTCCGTATGCCATCACGCCTCTGCTCGGGCTTCCGAGTACGGTGTTCATCGGTGGTACTTCCATCCTGATCGTCGTCGGAGTTTCGCTGGACTTCGTCCGGCAACTCGAAAGCCAATTGATGATGCGCAACTACGAAGGCTTCTTGAAGAAGCAGGGGCGATAA
- a CDS encoding adenylate kinase has product MKIILLGPQGAGKGTQASRLSERTGAKHIATGDIVRAEIKSGSDLGKKVQEYNDRGDLVPDEIIVEMFKPHLDGADSWILDGFPRNESQAKALEEALEELGLELDGVIALEASDQELVERLSGRRQSEATGKTYHIQHDPPPEDSDRDPGPFVQRKDDTEESIKNRLNIYHKQTEPLKDYYAERDLLTTVDATQAIESVTKDVLAAVGEKV; this is encoded by the coding sequence TTGAAGATCATCCTTCTGGGGCCACAGGGTGCAGGGAAAGGCACCCAGGCCAGCCGCCTCTCCGAGAGGACGGGGGCAAAACACATAGCGACGGGCGACATAGTGCGGGCCGAGATCAAATCCGGCTCCGACCTCGGCAAAAAGGTTCAGGAGTACAACGACCGGGGCGACCTGGTACCGGATGAAATAATCGTCGAGATGTTCAAGCCGCACCTCGACGGCGCGGACAGCTGGATCCTCGACGGTTTCCCGCGCAATGAGTCGCAGGCGAAGGCTCTTGAGGAGGCTCTTGAGGAACTCGGTCTCGAACTCGACGGCGTAATCGCCCTTGAGGCGTCGGACCAGGAGCTTGTAGAACGGCTCTCCGGCAGGCGTCAGAGCGAAGCTACGGGAAAGACCTACCACATCCAGCATGACCCGCCGCCGGAGGATTCCGACAGAGACCCCGGGCCGTTCGTGCAGCGCAAGGACGACACGGAGGAGTCCATCAAGAACCGCCTGAATATCTATCACAAGCAGACCGAGCCGCTCAAGGACTACTACGCCGAGCGCGACCTCCTGACGACGGTGGACGCAACTCAAGCTATCGAATCCGTTACAAAGGACGTGCTCGCTGCGGTCGGAGAGAAGGTCTAG